One segment of Carassius auratus strain Wakin unplaced genomic scaffold, ASM336829v1 scaf_tig00214150, whole genome shotgun sequence DNA contains the following:
- the LOC113091252 gene encoding interferon alpha/beta receptor 1, whose protein sequence is MDRFHGERYESKIIKMIRHVFVGAVFMLLINFEGTSCLNPPQGVKLFGSYLQWKKPPDEDSVLYSLQYKRSFKSEDEWYNVTSHNKTELRFKITPEFYGAEFRVRAEKGNNTSEWKYSTKVQCVNTNACVPVMKLSVKPGKVYVTMDHMDGSLKYEHGEHIQFNVSFWKVDNGGYSKVESIITNSKKQILELESGQNYCFQVQYLFYDKPYGNISNQSCAIIPETLEMVKSRDLLFIISTTLLVTAMCGVFIFLLFKHHKKVKPLLQPLRLEIPDHYLEFIRSGEFPLQACPSPSCQSLQSCDMILVIENSSVKQKGQEEEQVV, encoded by the exons ATGGACAGATTTCACGGTGAAAGATATGAATCAAAAATCATCAAAATGATCCGCCACGTTTTCGTAGGGGCTGTTTTTATGCTGTTAATCAACTTCG aggGGACATCCTGCTTAAATCCGCCTCAGGGTGTCAAGTTATTCGGATCATATCTGCAGTGGAAGAAGCCTCCCGATGAAGACAGTGTGCTGTATTCACTGCAGTATAAACGGAGCTT caaatcagAGGATGAATGGTACAATGTGACGAGCCATAACAAGACAGAATTAAGATTTAAAATCACTCCTGAGTTTTATGGAGCAGAATTTCGGGTACGCGCAGAGAAAGGAAATAACACGTCTGAATGGAAATATTCAACAAAAGTCCAGTGTGTAAACA CTAACGCTTGTGTTCCTGTGATGAAACTGTCTGTGAAACCTGGAAAGGTTTATGTTACTATGGATCATATGGACGGCAGCTTGAAATATGAACATGGAGAACATATTCAGTTCAACGTATCGTTCTGGAAAGTGGATAATGGAGGATACTCAAAG GTAGAGTCTATTATTACAAATAGCAAGAAACAAATACTTGAACTGGAATCAGGGCAAAACTACTGTTTCCAGGTTCAGTATCTCTTCTATGATAAGCCTTATGGAAATATTAGCAACCAAAGTTGTGCAATCATCCCAGAAACGC TGGAAATGGTGAAGAGCcgtgatttgctgtttattatatCAACTACACTGCTTGTTACGGCCATGTGTGGAGTGTttatttttctgctttttaaaCACCACAAAAAGGTCAAACCGCTGTTACAGCCCCTCCGCCTGGAAATCCCTGACCACTATCTAGAG TTTATTAGGTCTGGGGAGTTTCCTCTGCAAGCATGTCCAAGTCCCAGCTGTCAAAGTTTACAGTCATGTGACATGATCCTAGTAATAGAGAACAGCAGTGTGAAGCAGAAAGGCCAAGAAGAGGAACAAGTTGTTTAA
- the LOC113091250 gene encoding DNA polymerase kappa-like, with amino-acid sequence MESHQGADLLSRIALNDNKAGMEGLDRDKINKIILETSKGSRFYENELKKEQQVNQRIEKMMEQKARITKELMKQAQAEVDKLRCELERSRELGRVIVHVDMDAFYAAVEMRDCPELKDKPMAVGSMSMLSTSNYHARRFGVRAAMPGFIAKKLCPNLVIVPTNFDKYRAVSAQVREIFSEYDPHFMPMSLDEAYLDLSEHLEQRKHWPETMRTYCICDATTENDADRSTAEKDELSPVLFEDSPSSSPSLSGADRKAEVFGTSAEEAVREMRFRIQQKTSITASAGIAPNMMLAKVCSDKNKPNGQYRIPPERQAVMEFIKDLPVRKVSGVGKVTEKMLAALGIVNCDQLGQQMALLSLLFSGTSWHNFLHISLGLGSTCMERDSERKSMSTERTFGEMSDAEEQYSLCRDLCHDLAQDLQREGLKGKTVTLKLKNVQFEVKSRAFTLQYAVCTEEEIFAAAKDLLKVEIDSVSPQPLKLRLMGVRVSGFISAEDKKPLQRSIMGFLQKGGSDSGSFTQCAGSALKADDDGDAASCLKPPSTEMKVPSVSEQIPKPRGPQQQSFFQRAQMKRLQQQQEQMSVIVGKDTTNNSVDAAAAQTDLSTTNTQSDTTSAKSLSTTNSWTDATSYTNKHAVLKPSFKISTQVPLCLTCPVCNKEMKDVNLTAFNSHIDECLKGSAVDNEPTASDAVKEQEELNSKPPASSSESKTLKSSSHDPSCDEEKPSTSISVPVEETDDGSDFKTPFFAHRTKINGKRSVLHKKKMPLSESSSKASQTASLEAVTEISSASKGLLLMCPVCSQPQSTDDLALFNSHVDMCLNQEVLLEFRESHPPVDHSDSALSSVRGQLGDQGRVSKVEKSKRQGSSPLPPSKKIKVLSTKHTIDKFFKGNSRQNI; translated from the exons ATGGAGAGTCACCAGGGAGCGGATCTTCTCTCCAGGATCGCTCTCAATGATAACAAGGCTGGCATGGAGGGCCTGGACAGAGACAAGATCAACAAGATCATTCTGGAAACCTCCAAG GGGTCTAGATTTTATGAGAATGAACTGAAGAAGGAGCAGCAGGTGAATCAGCGCATTGAGAAGATGATGGAGCAAAAAGCAAGAATCACTAAAGAACTGATGAAGCAAGCACAAGCAGAG GTGGACAAACTGAGGTGTGAACTGGAGAGAAGTCGAGAGTTGGGCCGTGTGATAGTTCATGTAGACATGGACGCATTCTATGCTGCTGTTGAGATGAGAGACTGCCCGGAGCTGAAGGACAAACCGATGGCAGTGGGATCCATGAGCATGCTG TCAACCTCCAATTACCATGCTAGGAGGTTTGGTGTCCGTGCGGCAATGCCAGGGTTCATTGCAAAGAAGCTCTGTCCAAATCTTGTCATTGTGCCGACTAACTTTGACAAATACAGAGCAGTGAGTGCCCAG GTGCGAGAGATATTTTCAGAATATGACCCTCATTTTATGCCTATGAGTCTGGACGAGGCTTATCTGGATCTCAGTGAGCACCTGGAGCAGCGGAAGCACTGGCCGGAGACCATGAGAACATATTGCATCTGTGATGCTACGACAG aaaatgatgCAGACAGGTCAACAGCAGAGAAAGATGAGCTGTCTCCTGTGCTGTTTGAGGACAGTCCCAGCTCCTCGCCCTCTCTTTCAGGGGCTGATAGGAAGGCAGAGGTGTTTGGGACGAGTGCAGAGGAGGCGGTGAGGGAGATGCGCTTCCGAATTCAGCAGAAAACATCTATTACTGCCAGTGCAG GCATCGCCCCAAACATGATGCTTGCAAAAGTATGTAGTGATAAGAACAAGCCCAATGGCCAGTACCGAATTCCTCCTGAGAGACAAGCTGTGATGGAGTTTATAAAGGATCTTCCTGTCAGAAAA GTGTCTGGTGTTGGAAAGGTTACTGAGAAGATGCTGGCTGCTTTGGGTATTGTCAACTGTGACCAGCTGGGCCAGCAGATGGCGCTACTCTCCCTGCTTTTCTCAGGAACTTCCTGGCATAATTTCCTTCACATATCTTTGGGTTTGGGCTCCACATGTATGGAGAG GGACTCCGAAAGAAAAAGCATGAGCACTGAGAG GACGTTTGGGGAGATGAGTGATGCAGAGGAGCAGTATTCCCTGTGCAGGGATCTCTGTCATGACTTGGCACAGGACCTACAGCGGGAGGGCCTCAAG GGCAAAACTGTCACTTTAAAGCTGAAGAATGTCCAATTTGAAGTGAAGtccagagcgttcacactgcagtACGCTGTCTGCACTGAGGAGGAGATCTTTGCAGCTGCTAAGGACCTTCTCAAAGTTGAGATTGACAGTGTCAGTCCTCAGCCACTGAAACTGAGGCTCATGG GCGTTCGAGTGTCCGGCTTTATCAGTGCTGAAGATAAAAAGCCTCTTCAGAGGAGTATAATGGGATTTCTGCAGAAAGGTGGATCTGATTCAGGCAGTTTCACACAGTGTGCTGGATCTGCGCTCAAAGCAGACGACGACGGTGATGCTGCCAGTTGCCTAAAGCCACCTTCCACTGAGATGAAAGTACCTTCTGTGTCTGAGCAAATACCCAAACCTAGAGGACCTCAGCAGCAATCGTTTTTTCAAAGAGCACAGATGAAAAGACTTCAGCAGCAGCAGGAACAAATGTCTGTCATCGTTGGTAAAGACACAACAAACAACAGTGTTGACGCAGCTGCAGCACAGACAGATCTATCAACAACAAACACTCAATCAGACACAACATCAGCAAAAAGTTTGTCAACTACAAACTCATGGACAGACGCAACAagctacacaaacaaacatgcagttttaaaGCCATCATTTAAAATCTCAACCCAGGTGCCGCTGTGTCTGACCTGTCCTGTGTGCAATAAAGAGATGAAGGATGTAAACCTTACAGCCTTCAACAGCCATATTGATGAATGTCTGAAGGGCAGCGCAGTGGATAATGAACCCACAGCTTCAGACGCGGTTAAGGAACAGGAAGAGCTCAACAGCAAACCACCTGCATCAAGTTCAGAGAGCAAGACTCTAAAATCCTCTAGCCACGACCCATCCTGTGATGAAGAGAAGCCGTCCACTAGCATCTCTGTGCCTGTGGAGGAAACTGATGACGGCAGTGATTTCAAGACTCCATTTTTTGCTCACAggacaaaaataaatggaaagcgTTCTGTTCTTCATAAAAAGAAGATGCCTCTTTCTGAGTCTAGTTCTAAAGCATCACAAACAGCAAGTCTTGAGGCTGTCACTGAGATTTCATCTGCCTCGAAAGGCTTGTTGTTGATGTGTCCCGTGTGCAGTCAGCCACAAAGCACTGATGACCTTGCACTCTTCAACAGCCATGTGGATATGTGTCTTAACCAGGAAGTTCTGCTAGAGTTTAGAGAATCTCATCCTCCTGTGGATCATTCAGATTCAGCACTCAGCAGTGTGCGAG GCCAATTGGGGGACCAGGGAAGAGTTTCTAAAGTAGAAAAGAGCAAAAG ACAAGGATCATCTCCTCTTCCTCCCTCGAAGAAAATCAAAGTGTTGAGCACAAAACACACAATCGACAAGTTCTTCAAAGGCAACTCCAGACAGAACATCTAA